One window of the Haemorhous mexicanus isolate bHaeMex1 chromosome 15, bHaeMex1.pri, whole genome shotgun sequence genome contains the following:
- the ABLIM3 gene encoding actin-binding LIM protein 3 isoform X9, translating to MSTSTVPFQQNPYSPGSSSSAIQCYRCGDTCKGEVVRVQSNHFHIRCFTCQVCGCDLAQSGFFFKNQEYICTHDYQQLYGTRCDSCGDFITGEVISALGRTYHPKCFVCSTCRKPFPIGDKVTFSGKDCVCQNCSHALLSTKPIKIHGPSHCAGCKEEIKQGQSLLALEKQWHVSCFKCQTCGVILTGEYISKDGIPYCESDYHAQFGIKCETCDRYISGRVLEAGGKHYHPTCARCVRCHQMFTEGEEMYLTGSEVWHPICKQAARAEKKLKHRRTSETSISPPGSSIGSPNRVICAKVDNEILNYKDLAALPKIKAIYEVQRPDLISYEPYHRYTSDETLERYSYGESLGTLSPYSQDIYESFDPRQRRASSPGYIDSPTYSRQGMSPTIPRSPHHFYRSGTESGRSSPYYSQLDVRSSTPTSYQAPKHFHIPAAGESNIYRKPPIYKRHDTPSAATKSKTSEDIAQSSKYSPAYSPDPYYHSESEYWSFQGSPKAPRARRFSSGGEEDGYDRGMHKIQSGIGRLILREEMKARSHSYADPWTPPRSSASSREALHTAGYEGSLNGSPRTHYLADSDPLISKSASLPAYRRNGLHRPPSAELFHYDSTNAVNWGMREYKIYPYELLLVKTRGRNQLPKDVDRTRLERHLSQEEFYQIFGMTMAEFDRLALWKRNELKKQARLF from the exons CAGTTCCCTTCCAGCAGAACCCCtacagccctgggagcagctcctctgccatccAGTGCTACCGCTGTGGGGACACCTGCAAGGGCGAGGTCGTGCGTGTGCAGAGCAACCACTTCCACATCCGCTGCTTCACCTGCCAAG TGTGCGGCTGCGACCTGGCCCAGTCGGGTTTCTTCTTCAAGAACCAGGAGTACATCTGCACCCACGACTACCAGCAGCTCTACGGGACCCGCTGTGACAGCTGCGGGGACTTCATCACCGGCGAGGTCatctctgccctgggcaggaccTACCACCCCAAGTGCTTTgtctgcagcacctgcag GAAGCCGTTCCCCATCGGAGACAAGGTGACGTTCAGCGGGAAGGACTGCGTCTGCCAGAACTGCTCCCACGCCCTCCTCAGCACCAAGCCCATCAAGATCCACGGGCCCAGCC aCTGCGCCGGCTGCAAGGAGGAGATCAAGCAGGGCCAGtcgctgctggccctggagaaGCAGTGGCACGTCAGCTGCTTCAAGTGCCAAACGTGTGGGGTCATCCTCACCGGCGAGTACATCAGCAA GGATGGCATCCCGTACTGCGAGTCCGACTACCACGCCCAGTTCGGCATCAAGTGCGAGACCTGTGACCGCTACATCAGCGGCCGCGTCCTGGAG gcaggagggaagcACTACCACCCCACCTGTGCCAGATGTGTGCGCTGCCACCAGATGTtcacagagggagaggagatgtACCTGACAG gctctgaggtGTGGCACCCCATCTGCAagcaggcagccagagcagagaaGAAGCTGAAG CACAGAAGGACGTCAGAAACCTCCATCTCGCCCCCTGGCTCCAGCATTGGCTCCCCAAACCGTGTCATCTGT GCTAAAGTGGATAATGAGATCCTTAATTACAAAGACCTGGCAGCTCTTCCCAAGATTAAAGCCATCTATGAGGTGCAGCGTCCCGACCTCATTTCCTACGAGCCCTATCACAGATACACGTCGGACGAGACGCTGGAGAGATATAGCTATGGGGAG tccctggggaCCCTCTCCCCATACTCACAG GACATCTACGAGAGCTTTGACCCGCGGCAGAGGCgagcctccagccctggctaCATCGACTCCCCCACCTACAGCCGCCAGGGCATGTCCCCCACCATCCCCAGGTCCCCCCACCACTTCTACCGCTCAG GCACCGAGAGCGGGCGCAGCTCCCCCTACTATAGCCAGTTAGATGTGAGGTCCTCCACTCCAACCTCATACCAAGCGCCCAAGCATTTCCACATCCCAG CTGCTGGCGAGAGCAACATCTACAGGAAGCCGCCCATCTACAAGCGGCACG ACaccccctctgcagccacaaAGAGCAAAACCAGCGAGGACATTGCTCAGTCATCCAAGTACAGCCCTGCCTACTCCCCTGACCCCTACTACCACTCCGAGTCAGAGTACTGGTCCTTCCAGGGCTCACCCAAAG CTCCCCGGGCCCGGAGGTTCTCCTCGGGTGGTGAGGAGGATGGCTACGACCGGGGCATGCACAAG ATCCAGAGTGGCATCGGGAGGCTGATCCTGAGGGAGGAGATGAAGGCTCGCTCCCACTCCTACGCAGACCCCTGGACCCCCCCTcgcagctcagccagcagcagggaggccctgcacacagcaggcTACGAGGGCTCCCTCAATGGCT CTCCCCGCACCCATTACCTGGCTGACAGCG ATCCCCTCATTTCCAAGTcagcctcccttcctgcctACAGGAGGAACGGGCTGCACAGG CCTCCCAGCGCGGAGCTGTTCCACTACGACAGCACCAACGCCGTCAACTGGGGCATGCGAG agTACAAG atTTACCCCTACGAGCTGCTCCTGGTGAAGACGAGGGGGAGGAACCAGCTGCCCAAAGACGTGGACAGGACTCGGTTAGAG AGGCACCTGTCCCAGGAGGAATTCTACCAGATCTTCGGCATGACCATGGCCGAGTTCGACCGCCTGGCTCTGTGGAAGAGGAACGAGCTGAAGAAGCAGGCCCGGCTGTTCTAA
- the ABLIM3 gene encoding actin-binding LIM protein 3 isoform X4, with translation MSTSTVPFQQNPYSPGSSSSAIQCYRCGDTCKGEVVRVQSNHFHIRCFTCQVCGCDLAQSGFFFKNQEYICTHDYQQLYGTRCDSCGDFITGEVISALGRTYHPKCFVCSTCRKPFPIGDKVTFSGKDCVCQNCSHALLSTKPIKIHGPSHCAGCKEEIKQGQSLLALEKQWHVSCFKCQTCGVILTGEYISKDGIPYCESDYHAQFGIKCETCDRYISGRVLEAGGKHYHPTCARCVRCHQMFTEGEEMYLTGSEVWHPICKQAARAEKKLKHRRTSETSISPPGSSIGSPNRVICAKVDNEILNYKDLAALPKIKAIYEVQRPDLISYEPYHRYTSDETLERYSYGESLGTLSPYSQDIYESFDPRQRRASSPGYIDSPTYSRQGMSPTIPRSPHHFYRSGTESGRSSPYYSQLDVRSSTPTSYQAPKHFHIPAAGESNIYRKPPIYKRHDTPSAATKSKTSEDIAQSSKYSPAYSPDPYYHSESEYWSFQGSPKAPRARRFSSGGEEDGYDRGMHKIQSGIGRLILREEMKARSHSYADPWTPPRSSASSREALHTAGYEGSLNGYPLISKSASLPAYRRNGLHRPPSAELFHYDSTNAVNWGMREYKVRPFCCEERPPARAPGMCPCVPRLFRGKLSPLPLLCSILDPTAPSQDCGAHSRAPPLLQVPGAAEHHCPLGEEQSRGLCWWFPAHTPAWVIPAFAE, from the exons CAGTTCCCTTCCAGCAGAACCCCtacagccctgggagcagctcctctgccatccAGTGCTACCGCTGTGGGGACACCTGCAAGGGCGAGGTCGTGCGTGTGCAGAGCAACCACTTCCACATCCGCTGCTTCACCTGCCAAG TGTGCGGCTGCGACCTGGCCCAGTCGGGTTTCTTCTTCAAGAACCAGGAGTACATCTGCACCCACGACTACCAGCAGCTCTACGGGACCCGCTGTGACAGCTGCGGGGACTTCATCACCGGCGAGGTCatctctgccctgggcaggaccTACCACCCCAAGTGCTTTgtctgcagcacctgcag GAAGCCGTTCCCCATCGGAGACAAGGTGACGTTCAGCGGGAAGGACTGCGTCTGCCAGAACTGCTCCCACGCCCTCCTCAGCACCAAGCCCATCAAGATCCACGGGCCCAGCC aCTGCGCCGGCTGCAAGGAGGAGATCAAGCAGGGCCAGtcgctgctggccctggagaaGCAGTGGCACGTCAGCTGCTTCAAGTGCCAAACGTGTGGGGTCATCCTCACCGGCGAGTACATCAGCAA GGATGGCATCCCGTACTGCGAGTCCGACTACCACGCCCAGTTCGGCATCAAGTGCGAGACCTGTGACCGCTACATCAGCGGCCGCGTCCTGGAG gcaggagggaagcACTACCACCCCACCTGTGCCAGATGTGTGCGCTGCCACCAGATGTtcacagagggagaggagatgtACCTGACAG gctctgaggtGTGGCACCCCATCTGCAagcaggcagccagagcagagaaGAAGCTGAAG CACAGAAGGACGTCAGAAACCTCCATCTCGCCCCCTGGCTCCAGCATTGGCTCCCCAAACCGTGTCATCTGT GCTAAAGTGGATAATGAGATCCTTAATTACAAAGACCTGGCAGCTCTTCCCAAGATTAAAGCCATCTATGAGGTGCAGCGTCCCGACCTCATTTCCTACGAGCCCTATCACAGATACACGTCGGACGAGACGCTGGAGAGATATAGCTATGGGGAG tccctggggaCCCTCTCCCCATACTCACAG GACATCTACGAGAGCTTTGACCCGCGGCAGAGGCgagcctccagccctggctaCATCGACTCCCCCACCTACAGCCGCCAGGGCATGTCCCCCACCATCCCCAGGTCCCCCCACCACTTCTACCGCTCAG GCACCGAGAGCGGGCGCAGCTCCCCCTACTATAGCCAGTTAGATGTGAGGTCCTCCACTCCAACCTCATACCAAGCGCCCAAGCATTTCCACATCCCAG CTGCTGGCGAGAGCAACATCTACAGGAAGCCGCCCATCTACAAGCGGCACG ACaccccctctgcagccacaaAGAGCAAAACCAGCGAGGACATTGCTCAGTCATCCAAGTACAGCCCTGCCTACTCCCCTGACCCCTACTACCACTCCGAGTCAGAGTACTGGTCCTTCCAGGGCTCACCCAAAG CTCCCCGGGCCCGGAGGTTCTCCTCGGGTGGTGAGGAGGATGGCTACGACCGGGGCATGCACAAG ATCCAGAGTGGCATCGGGAGGCTGATCCTGAGGGAGGAGATGAAGGCTCGCTCCCACTCCTACGCAGACCCCTGGACCCCCCCTcgcagctcagccagcagcagggaggccctgcacacagcaggcTACGAGGGCTCCCTCAATGGCT ATCCCCTCATTTCCAAGTcagcctcccttcctgcctACAGGAGGAACGGGCTGCACAGG CCTCCCAGCGCGGAGCTGTTCCACTACGACAGCACCAACGCCGTCAACTGGGGCATGCGAG agTACAAGGTAAGACCCTTCTGCTGCGAGGAGAGGCCACCAGCCAGAGCCCCAGGgatgtgtccgtgtgtccccaGGCTCTTCAGGGGGAAGCTCAGCCCTCTGCCTTtgctctgctccatcctggacccgacagccccatcccaggactGTGGGGCTCACAGCAGAgcccctcccctcctgcaggtgccaggtgctgctgagcaccaTTGTCCCCTGGgcgaggagcagagcagggggttGTGCTGGTGGTTTCCTGCTCACACCCCTGCCTGGGTCATTCCTGCTTTTGCAGAGTGA
- the ABLIM3 gene encoding actin-binding LIM protein 3 isoform X6 produces MSTSTVPFQQNPYSPGSSSSAIQCYRCGDTCKGEVVRVQSNHFHIRCFTCQVCGCDLAQSGFFFKNQEYICTHDYQQLYGTRCDSCGDFITGEVISALGRTYHPKCFVCSTCRKPFPIGDKVTFSGKDCVCQNCSHALLSTKPIKIHGPSHCAGCKEEIKQGQSLLALEKQWHVSCFKCQTCGVILTGEYISKDGIPYCESDYHAQFGIKCETCDRYISGRVLEAGGKHYHPTCARCVRCHQMFTEGEEMYLTGSEVWHPICKQAARAEKKLKHRRTSETSISPPGSSIGSPNRVICAKVDNEILNYKDLAALPKIKAIYEVQRPDLISYEPYHRYTSDETLERYSYGESLGTLSPYSQDIYESFDPRQRRASSPGYIDSPTYSRQGMSPTIPRSPHHFYRSAAGESNIYRKPPIYKRHATKSKTSEDIAQSSKYSPAYSPDPYYHSESEYWSFQGSPKAPRARRFSSGGEEDGYDRGMHKIQSGIGRLILREEMKARSHSYADPWTPPRSSASSREALHTAGYEGSLNGSPRTHYLADSDPLISKSASLPAYRRNGLHRPPSAELFHYDSTNAVNWGMREYKVRPFCCEERPPARAPGMCPCVPRLFRGKLSPLPLLCSILDPTAPSQDCGAHSRAPPLLQVPGAAEHHCPLGEEQSRGLCWWFPAHTPAWVIPAFAE; encoded by the exons CAGTTCCCTTCCAGCAGAACCCCtacagccctgggagcagctcctctgccatccAGTGCTACCGCTGTGGGGACACCTGCAAGGGCGAGGTCGTGCGTGTGCAGAGCAACCACTTCCACATCCGCTGCTTCACCTGCCAAG TGTGCGGCTGCGACCTGGCCCAGTCGGGTTTCTTCTTCAAGAACCAGGAGTACATCTGCACCCACGACTACCAGCAGCTCTACGGGACCCGCTGTGACAGCTGCGGGGACTTCATCACCGGCGAGGTCatctctgccctgggcaggaccTACCACCCCAAGTGCTTTgtctgcagcacctgcag GAAGCCGTTCCCCATCGGAGACAAGGTGACGTTCAGCGGGAAGGACTGCGTCTGCCAGAACTGCTCCCACGCCCTCCTCAGCACCAAGCCCATCAAGATCCACGGGCCCAGCC aCTGCGCCGGCTGCAAGGAGGAGATCAAGCAGGGCCAGtcgctgctggccctggagaaGCAGTGGCACGTCAGCTGCTTCAAGTGCCAAACGTGTGGGGTCATCCTCACCGGCGAGTACATCAGCAA GGATGGCATCCCGTACTGCGAGTCCGACTACCACGCCCAGTTCGGCATCAAGTGCGAGACCTGTGACCGCTACATCAGCGGCCGCGTCCTGGAG gcaggagggaagcACTACCACCCCACCTGTGCCAGATGTGTGCGCTGCCACCAGATGTtcacagagggagaggagatgtACCTGACAG gctctgaggtGTGGCACCCCATCTGCAagcaggcagccagagcagagaaGAAGCTGAAG CACAGAAGGACGTCAGAAACCTCCATCTCGCCCCCTGGCTCCAGCATTGGCTCCCCAAACCGTGTCATCTGT GCTAAAGTGGATAATGAGATCCTTAATTACAAAGACCTGGCAGCTCTTCCCAAGATTAAAGCCATCTATGAGGTGCAGCGTCCCGACCTCATTTCCTACGAGCCCTATCACAGATACACGTCGGACGAGACGCTGGAGAGATATAGCTATGGGGAG tccctggggaCCCTCTCCCCATACTCACAG GACATCTACGAGAGCTTTGACCCGCGGCAGAGGCgagcctccagccctggctaCATCGACTCCCCCACCTACAGCCGCCAGGGCATGTCCCCCACCATCCCCAGGTCCCCCCACCACTTCTACCGCTCAG CTGCTGGCGAGAGCAACATCTACAGGAAGCCGCCCATCTACAAGCGGCACG ccacaaAGAGCAAAACCAGCGAGGACATTGCTCAGTCATCCAAGTACAGCCCTGCCTACTCCCCTGACCCCTACTACCACTCCGAGTCAGAGTACTGGTCCTTCCAGGGCTCACCCAAAG CTCCCCGGGCCCGGAGGTTCTCCTCGGGTGGTGAGGAGGATGGCTACGACCGGGGCATGCACAAG ATCCAGAGTGGCATCGGGAGGCTGATCCTGAGGGAGGAGATGAAGGCTCGCTCCCACTCCTACGCAGACCCCTGGACCCCCCCTcgcagctcagccagcagcagggaggccctgcacacagcaggcTACGAGGGCTCCCTCAATGGCT CTCCCCGCACCCATTACCTGGCTGACAGCG ATCCCCTCATTTCCAAGTcagcctcccttcctgcctACAGGAGGAACGGGCTGCACAGG CCTCCCAGCGCGGAGCTGTTCCACTACGACAGCACCAACGCCGTCAACTGGGGCATGCGAG agTACAAGGTAAGACCCTTCTGCTGCGAGGAGAGGCCACCAGCCAGAGCCCCAGGgatgtgtccgtgtgtccccaGGCTCTTCAGGGGGAAGCTCAGCCCTCTGCCTTtgctctgctccatcctggacccgacagccccatcccaggactGTGGGGCTCACAGCAGAgcccctcccctcctgcaggtgccaggtgctgctgagcaccaTTGTCCCCTGGgcgaggagcagagcagggggttGTGCTGGTGGTTTCCTGCTCACACCCCTGCCTGGGTCATTCCTGCTTTTGCAGAGTGA
- the ABLIM3 gene encoding actin-binding LIM protein 3 isoform X1: MSTSTVPFQQNPYSPGSSSSAIQCYRCGDTCKGEVVRVQSNHFHIRCFTCQVCGCDLAQSGFFFKNQEYICTHDYQQLYGTRCDSCGDFITGEVISALGRTYHPKCFVCSTCRKPFPIGDKVTFSGKDCVCQNCSHALLSTKPIKIHGPSHCAGCKEEIKQGQSLLALEKQWHVSCFKCQTCGVILTGEYISKDGIPYCESDYHAQFGIKCETCDRYISGRVLEAGGKHYHPTCARCVRCHQMFTEGEEMYLTGSEVWHPICKQAARAEKKLKHRRTSETSISPPGSSIGSPNRVICAKVDNEILNYKDLAALPKIKAIYEVQRPDLISYEPYHRYTSDETLERYSYGESLGTLSPYSQDIYESFDPRQRRASSPGYIDSPTYSRQGMSPTIPRSPHHFYRSGTESGRSSPYYSQLDVRSSTPTSYQAPKHFHIPAAGESNIYRKPPIYKRHDTPSAATKSKTSEDIAQSSKYSPAYSPDPYYHSESEYWSFQGSPKAPRARRFSSGGEEDGYDRGMHKIQSGIGRLILREEMKARSHSYADPWTPPRSSASSREALHTAGYEGSLNGSPRTHYLADSDPLISKSASLPAYRRNGLHRPPSAELFHYDSTNAVNWGMREYKVRPFCCEERPPARAPGMCPCVPRLFRGKLSPLPLLCSILDPTAPSQDCGAHSRAPPLLQVPGAAEHHCPLGEEQSRGLCWWFPAHTPAWVIPAFAE, translated from the exons CAGTTCCCTTCCAGCAGAACCCCtacagccctgggagcagctcctctgccatccAGTGCTACCGCTGTGGGGACACCTGCAAGGGCGAGGTCGTGCGTGTGCAGAGCAACCACTTCCACATCCGCTGCTTCACCTGCCAAG TGTGCGGCTGCGACCTGGCCCAGTCGGGTTTCTTCTTCAAGAACCAGGAGTACATCTGCACCCACGACTACCAGCAGCTCTACGGGACCCGCTGTGACAGCTGCGGGGACTTCATCACCGGCGAGGTCatctctgccctgggcaggaccTACCACCCCAAGTGCTTTgtctgcagcacctgcag GAAGCCGTTCCCCATCGGAGACAAGGTGACGTTCAGCGGGAAGGACTGCGTCTGCCAGAACTGCTCCCACGCCCTCCTCAGCACCAAGCCCATCAAGATCCACGGGCCCAGCC aCTGCGCCGGCTGCAAGGAGGAGATCAAGCAGGGCCAGtcgctgctggccctggagaaGCAGTGGCACGTCAGCTGCTTCAAGTGCCAAACGTGTGGGGTCATCCTCACCGGCGAGTACATCAGCAA GGATGGCATCCCGTACTGCGAGTCCGACTACCACGCCCAGTTCGGCATCAAGTGCGAGACCTGTGACCGCTACATCAGCGGCCGCGTCCTGGAG gcaggagggaagcACTACCACCCCACCTGTGCCAGATGTGTGCGCTGCCACCAGATGTtcacagagggagaggagatgtACCTGACAG gctctgaggtGTGGCACCCCATCTGCAagcaggcagccagagcagagaaGAAGCTGAAG CACAGAAGGACGTCAGAAACCTCCATCTCGCCCCCTGGCTCCAGCATTGGCTCCCCAAACCGTGTCATCTGT GCTAAAGTGGATAATGAGATCCTTAATTACAAAGACCTGGCAGCTCTTCCCAAGATTAAAGCCATCTATGAGGTGCAGCGTCCCGACCTCATTTCCTACGAGCCCTATCACAGATACACGTCGGACGAGACGCTGGAGAGATATAGCTATGGGGAG tccctggggaCCCTCTCCCCATACTCACAG GACATCTACGAGAGCTTTGACCCGCGGCAGAGGCgagcctccagccctggctaCATCGACTCCCCCACCTACAGCCGCCAGGGCATGTCCCCCACCATCCCCAGGTCCCCCCACCACTTCTACCGCTCAG GCACCGAGAGCGGGCGCAGCTCCCCCTACTATAGCCAGTTAGATGTGAGGTCCTCCACTCCAACCTCATACCAAGCGCCCAAGCATTTCCACATCCCAG CTGCTGGCGAGAGCAACATCTACAGGAAGCCGCCCATCTACAAGCGGCACG ACaccccctctgcagccacaaAGAGCAAAACCAGCGAGGACATTGCTCAGTCATCCAAGTACAGCCCTGCCTACTCCCCTGACCCCTACTACCACTCCGAGTCAGAGTACTGGTCCTTCCAGGGCTCACCCAAAG CTCCCCGGGCCCGGAGGTTCTCCTCGGGTGGTGAGGAGGATGGCTACGACCGGGGCATGCACAAG ATCCAGAGTGGCATCGGGAGGCTGATCCTGAGGGAGGAGATGAAGGCTCGCTCCCACTCCTACGCAGACCCCTGGACCCCCCCTcgcagctcagccagcagcagggaggccctgcacacagcaggcTACGAGGGCTCCCTCAATGGCT CTCCCCGCACCCATTACCTGGCTGACAGCG ATCCCCTCATTTCCAAGTcagcctcccttcctgcctACAGGAGGAACGGGCTGCACAGG CCTCCCAGCGCGGAGCTGTTCCACTACGACAGCACCAACGCCGTCAACTGGGGCATGCGAG agTACAAGGTAAGACCCTTCTGCTGCGAGGAGAGGCCACCAGCCAGAGCCCCAGGgatgtgtccgtgtgtccccaGGCTCTTCAGGGGGAAGCTCAGCCCTCTGCCTTtgctctgctccatcctggacccgacagccccatcccaggactGTGGGGCTCACAGCAGAgcccctcccctcctgcaggtgccaggtgctgctgagcaccaTTGTCCCCTGGgcgaggagcagagcagggggttGTGCTGGTGGTTTCCTGCTCACACCCCTGCCTGGGTCATTCCTGCTTTTGCAGAGTGA
- the ABLIM3 gene encoding actin-binding LIM protein 3 isoform X2: MSTSIPFQQNPYSPGSSSSAIQCYRCGDTCKGEVVRVQSNHFHIRCFTCQVCGCDLAQSGFFFKNQEYICTHDYQQLYGTRCDSCGDFITGEVISALGRTYHPKCFVCSTCRKPFPIGDKVTFSGKDCVCQNCSHALLSTKPIKIHGPSHCAGCKEEIKQGQSLLALEKQWHVSCFKCQTCGVILTGEYISKDGIPYCESDYHAQFGIKCETCDRYISGRVLEAGGKHYHPTCARCVRCHQMFTEGEEMYLTGSEVWHPICKQAARAEKKLKHRRTSETSISPPGSSIGSPNRVICAKVDNEILNYKDLAALPKIKAIYEVQRPDLISYEPYHRYTSDETLERYSYGESLGTLSPYSQDIYESFDPRQRRASSPGYIDSPTYSRQGMSPTIPRSPHHFYRSGTESGRSSPYYSQLDVRSSTPTSYQAPKHFHIPAAGESNIYRKPPIYKRHDTPSAATKSKTSEDIAQSSKYSPAYSPDPYYHSESEYWSFQGSPKAPRARRFSSGGEEDGYDRGMHKIQSGIGRLILREEMKARSHSYADPWTPPRSSASSREALHTAGYEGSLNGSPRTHYLADSDPLISKSASLPAYRRNGLHRPPSAELFHYDSTNAVNWGMREYKVRPFCCEERPPARAPGMCPCVPRLFRGKLSPLPLLCSILDPTAPSQDCGAHSRAPPLLQVPGAAEHHCPLGEEQSRGLCWWFPAHTPAWVIPAFAE, translated from the exons TTCCCTTCCAGCAGAACCCCtacagccctgggagcagctcctctgccatccAGTGCTACCGCTGTGGGGACACCTGCAAGGGCGAGGTCGTGCGTGTGCAGAGCAACCACTTCCACATCCGCTGCTTCACCTGCCAAG TGTGCGGCTGCGACCTGGCCCAGTCGGGTTTCTTCTTCAAGAACCAGGAGTACATCTGCACCCACGACTACCAGCAGCTCTACGGGACCCGCTGTGACAGCTGCGGGGACTTCATCACCGGCGAGGTCatctctgccctgggcaggaccTACCACCCCAAGTGCTTTgtctgcagcacctgcag GAAGCCGTTCCCCATCGGAGACAAGGTGACGTTCAGCGGGAAGGACTGCGTCTGCCAGAACTGCTCCCACGCCCTCCTCAGCACCAAGCCCATCAAGATCCACGGGCCCAGCC aCTGCGCCGGCTGCAAGGAGGAGATCAAGCAGGGCCAGtcgctgctggccctggagaaGCAGTGGCACGTCAGCTGCTTCAAGTGCCAAACGTGTGGGGTCATCCTCACCGGCGAGTACATCAGCAA GGATGGCATCCCGTACTGCGAGTCCGACTACCACGCCCAGTTCGGCATCAAGTGCGAGACCTGTGACCGCTACATCAGCGGCCGCGTCCTGGAG gcaggagggaagcACTACCACCCCACCTGTGCCAGATGTGTGCGCTGCCACCAGATGTtcacagagggagaggagatgtACCTGACAG gctctgaggtGTGGCACCCCATCTGCAagcaggcagccagagcagagaaGAAGCTGAAG CACAGAAGGACGTCAGAAACCTCCATCTCGCCCCCTGGCTCCAGCATTGGCTCCCCAAACCGTGTCATCTGT GCTAAAGTGGATAATGAGATCCTTAATTACAAAGACCTGGCAGCTCTTCCCAAGATTAAAGCCATCTATGAGGTGCAGCGTCCCGACCTCATTTCCTACGAGCCCTATCACAGATACACGTCGGACGAGACGCTGGAGAGATATAGCTATGGGGAG tccctggggaCCCTCTCCCCATACTCACAG GACATCTACGAGAGCTTTGACCCGCGGCAGAGGCgagcctccagccctggctaCATCGACTCCCCCACCTACAGCCGCCAGGGCATGTCCCCCACCATCCCCAGGTCCCCCCACCACTTCTACCGCTCAG GCACCGAGAGCGGGCGCAGCTCCCCCTACTATAGCCAGTTAGATGTGAGGTCCTCCACTCCAACCTCATACCAAGCGCCCAAGCATTTCCACATCCCAG CTGCTGGCGAGAGCAACATCTACAGGAAGCCGCCCATCTACAAGCGGCACG ACaccccctctgcagccacaaAGAGCAAAACCAGCGAGGACATTGCTCAGTCATCCAAGTACAGCCCTGCCTACTCCCCTGACCCCTACTACCACTCCGAGTCAGAGTACTGGTCCTTCCAGGGCTCACCCAAAG CTCCCCGGGCCCGGAGGTTCTCCTCGGGTGGTGAGGAGGATGGCTACGACCGGGGCATGCACAAG ATCCAGAGTGGCATCGGGAGGCTGATCCTGAGGGAGGAGATGAAGGCTCGCTCCCACTCCTACGCAGACCCCTGGACCCCCCCTcgcagctcagccagcagcagggaggccctgcacacagcaggcTACGAGGGCTCCCTCAATGGCT CTCCCCGCACCCATTACCTGGCTGACAGCG ATCCCCTCATTTCCAAGTcagcctcccttcctgcctACAGGAGGAACGGGCTGCACAGG CCTCCCAGCGCGGAGCTGTTCCACTACGACAGCACCAACGCCGTCAACTGGGGCATGCGAG agTACAAGGTAAGACCCTTCTGCTGCGAGGAGAGGCCACCAGCCAGAGCCCCAGGgatgtgtccgtgtgtccccaGGCTCTTCAGGGGGAAGCTCAGCCCTCTGCCTTtgctctgctccatcctggacccgacagccccatcccaggactGTGGGGCTCACAGCAGAgcccctcccctcctgcaggtgccaggtgctgctgagcaccaTTGTCCCCTGGgcgaggagcagagcagggggttGTGCTGGTGGTTTCCTGCTCACACCCCTGCCTGGGTCATTCCTGCTTTTGCAGAGTGA